AGAACAAATGTGATTAAAGAAATGGAGAAAAAAAGGAGGAGATTATGCAGCCAAGGCCTCATAAATGCAATTATATCTGTTGCTGAATATATTAAAGAGTTCTGCAATAATGCACTAAAATTAATCATTGCTACTGAGTAAAGTTGGTTTTACAATTTTACAGTCAAAGCTACACACAAGTTGCATTTAACCAAAAGCATACAAAAAATCAGATTTTAATTGTAGTTACACAAACTAagctaattttttttacctttaGAAAAGTCTGAAACCTCTAACAGTCTGAAACTTAAAGAATGTCATAAATAATCATAATCTTTAAGCTACACTTGTAGTTTGTCTCCTTCTTGGCAACATCTGATTGCACAAAGGAGCTGAATATCTTTTCGCACCTAATATTGTTAGACTTTATTTACTTTATGTAAAGAAACTGGGGATAATGCTTGTTTGAATTGCTTTCTGAAGCATTAGGCCTCAATGCCATTTACCTTGTGGACATAGATTGTGCAACATGAGTTTTTTTATTGCCCATTATTACTCATTCTGACAGTAGCTTCTTCACAGTTCTCCTACAAGACCAAGTTGGTGGGCACCAAGCTTTCCATGAAAACCAGCGGGGTGATGTCAAACGCATTCCCGGGGCTTTGGTCTTTAAACTGGGTGACATGATGCAAGTAAGTTCATCCATTTTTTGGTAGAGATTTATACATTTCATAAGAGAAGCTTTTGAGTTCCTTAGAAGGCAAACATGGCATCAACAGTCAGTTATCTAAATTTGCCCATTTTATGTTAGTATATTGAAATTTGTTTTGGTGAAAGTATTTGGTGTGATAAATTTGTTTTGGTGAAAGTATTTGGTGTGATAAATGATGTGGAATTAAATGATCGAGTCGATATGCCTTAACCACAGAGTTCTGGCCCGAAAAATTGGTCCATTGGTTTCAGTAGATAGCATCTTCCACCTGAGAATTCAAGACTATGTAGACCTATACAGGAGTTGCTGATTCAATAGAGTCCTCCACTTTATTATGAAACGTCAGTAAAGGACCTGGTTAAACACTACTATGTGAAAGGGCTAAATAGTACTTCGGCATTAGAACACTTCAAGTGGTAAAGCATGAGTAGCTGCCAGGAATCAAAATTTGCTTGAATGTGAAAGTGAGAGACTCAGGTATGTCCTGTTTGCAAACTCATCAATCTTGGTTGAATGAGTCCGAGAGTTTATTGTCCATGTAATAACTTGCTTTATTTGCAAACTATACACGTAAAGTCTCTGCATTATCATTTGGACTTTTCTTATTGTTGAAAATTTGTTGTCAGTTAAGCTCTAAGCTTAAAATTCTCATTCAGGTTTGATGTTGTGGCCTACTGGTTATTGAGGCAAAATATCTCATGTTTAGTAATTGAGTTAAAATAAACATTTATCTTGGGTACGGTTACGTAGTCATGCTATGTTGTTTAGTAAGCTACATAATAACTATGTTGAATCAGATTTTCATAGTTGTACTGTATTGTTTGATAAACGACATGATATTGAGTCATGAAACTACCCAAATACTTGAAGTTTCAAGTAGATACATACATCAATCTATAGCTTTAAATCCTATGTACCTACATATCAGACACATATTCATGCTCTCCTTGAACTAGATACCTACATATCAGACACATATTCATGCTCTCAATATTTACTTCACATCTTGAAAGGCTCCAACGAAGAGTTTCCATCAAGGCCTTTTTCAATATAATGTGCCATGACATCTTTTATAGTAGCTTCCCTGTAGATTGGTGGGTTTTCTTCTGATAACAATTCCTTTATTGGACCAATAACCTTCGATTTTCCCTGTGATGATATGTTTACAAAGAAGCTTGCTATGGAAATTCTAGGGCCGACATGCCGTGATAAAACCCGGTGATAAACACTGCTGAACTGGCCATTTGTCATAAGCTGCACCAATAAAAGGGGGATTGATAGATATACTCATCAAAAGTTGTGTATGTGAGCATTTTATATTTGCAAAATCGTAACATTTGATGGCAGCAGAAATTCGACATAACATTTTTATGACATTCTAACTGGGTAAATGTAACTAACTATATAGAAGTCCTGAAAATATTTAAGGTCACCTTTGTTGCATCATGCCTATAaaaggtttctgattttttGTTATTGGCCATGATAATTTTTTACTTAGAACATCAATAAACCGAAGGGCTTTGATGAAAATATCAACAGAAGCATTGACAGCAGATAGGAAAATTTGAGATAAGCTATGGACTATGGTCACTATAAAGAAGCATGATGTCATCTTTATTCAATAATTATATGGTTTACTTGTCTTTCCTTTCGAAGTTATGGATTGGCAACCCTATTTCCGTGTGTAGTTCTTTTCTAAGTTTgtgttgttacttgttagtTATTATAAAGAAAACAAGCACAACTAGGATTATCACAGGAAGTATGGAAATATGATTATCATGCAATTGTTTACTGTACTTACCTGCAGGAGATCCCCAATGTTTACCACAAGTGAACCGTGGACTGGAGGAACATCAACccattgattctgatgaagaatttgaagaccaCCAATCTGATCTTGCAGAAGTATTGTCATGAAGTCAATATCAGAATGCTTCGACGTGCCCATAGTTAATTCGGGTTCAGGGCATGTGGGATAGTAGTGACCCAAAATGAATTGTCCTTCAGCAGAGTCCATTTCATTAAGATAAGAAGGATTAAGGCCAAGAGCCTCTGAGAACAGCTCAAAGATGGTAAAGCCCAACGCTCTTACTTTCTTTGAATATTCAATCACAATGTCTCTGCAAATGCATAATCATTTTATCACAGAAAAAAAGTAAAAGGTCCAAATTTGATTTTGTTAGCACTATGCAACTGAAGTCCACAAGTGACATTGACTTGAAGCGATGTAACTAGTATGAAATATTAGAAAGTTGCATGCACATTCCTGCTTTATTAGAATTGTTATTTTGCTTATATGAAGCAAATATGAGATATAAGAACAGTTCCAAATCAAGTGTGtatacaatttttattttacatttaagcCTGTAAAGATATGAAGTACAAGGAAGTTTGCATATTCTAGAGTAACTGTTTAgcttatatatataaaactgCCAAGTTGGGGTGCTTTTGATTCGCTTGGTGAgaatgttttctatttttgtttttttgatttTACTAATAATAACAAAAGGTAACCTTATATTAAAGATTTCTAGATGCtgtttttta
This is a stretch of genomic DNA from Lotus japonicus ecotype B-129 chromosome 1, LjGifu_v1.2. It encodes these proteins:
- the LOC130736317 gene encoding 1-aminocyclopropane-1-carboxylate oxidase homolog 1-like, whose amino-acid sequence is MVGTSTNELEVGKDSRYDRKAEVKAFDDTKLGVKGLLDSGIMKIPRMFHSNKLDPPETETSPSDSNLSIPIIDLQDRHVEVVDQIQSASKKWGFFQVINHGIPVGVLDEMISGIRRFHEQDADARKPFYSRDRNKKVRYLSNGTLFTDPAADWRDTIAFYVYPDPPSSEEIPKVCRDIVIEYSKKVRALGFTIFELFSEALGLNPSYLNEMDSAEGQFILGHYYPTCPEPELTMGTSKHSDIDFMTILLQDQIGGLQILHQNQWVDVPPVHGSLVVNIGDLLQLMTNGQFSSVYHRVLSRHVGPRISIASFFVNISSQGKSKVIGPIKELLSEENPPIYREATIKDVMAHYIEKGLDGNSSLEPFKM